In the Acropora muricata isolate sample 2 chromosome 10, ASM3666990v1, whole genome shotgun sequence genome, one interval contains:
- the LOC136930905 gene encoding integrator complex subunit 14-like: protein MPTVVLLDVSLSMLRRVKTPDEEFIERKQLAIRGLYTFFDFLSSKFKLEFSALLAFSSLWEIVVPFTRDYEALKQGCITVDTYDKTSFDNGFSGVVGHVIEEWGTSVPCQVILVTDGRTGSGQGSLRELLDGKRTNTLNPDQPSPFPIPFPCKIHVICIANSNELGANLTLFQRLCDSTGVGGSVYVPDAPLSIQSVQNMFTRLAQTHYVSYEGTLSCGHLQSKITLSPSPDFTTLLETSKKAGGQERIRRLPNELSICGFLDVADIGNPPHLSRHLVIPISTSSADGKEKEGSKDVNKDSEEDGKTPCFCVLLHGSLKVEKMVAIVSLDSDWFGMLYSWADSKKKSNLVLTTFKPGEKITWLGNMQKLGPAAELETNPYQPIDNEEGETSPFPVMRSQRRSYNSQANLVWIKPSGLQSDVQKLLRYAKRLPEKQGQFYKELNRLRRAALCYSYVDLLDVLANMLDKECAKANSKVARQLKHAAESLRVAPSMELNKAITPLSD, encoded by the exons ATGCCGACAGTGGTACTCCTCGATGTTTCTCTTTCTATGTTACGGCGCGTTAAAACGCCAGACGAAGAATTTATTGAGCGCAAGCAGCTGGCCATACGCGGTCTTTACACATTCTTTGATTTTCTATCCAGCAAATTCAAGCTTGAATTTTCCGCGTTACTGGCTTTTTCTTCGCTTTGGGAAATTGTGGTGCCCTTTACGAGAGACTACGAGGCTCTAAAACAGGGCTGTATAACAGTTGATACCTATGACAAAACAAGCTTTGATAATGGTTTCAGTGGAGTTGTCGGCCATGTTATTGAAGAATGGGGGACATCAGTACCTTGTCAAGTAATCTTAGTCACTGATGGGCGGACAGGTTCAGGACAGGGCTCATTAAGAGAACTTCTGGATGGCAAAAGAACCAACACTCTCAACCCAGACCAACCAAGTCCTTTTCCAATACCATTTCCATGCAAAATACATGTTATCTGCATTGCAAATTCAAATGAATTAGGTGCAAACTTGACATTGTTTCAGAGGCTCTGTGACTCAACTGGTGTGGGGGGAAGCGTTTATGTCCCTGACGCACCATTAAGTATCCAATCAGTTCAGAACATGTTTACACGCCTTGCACAAACCCACTACGTCAGTTATGAAGGAACTCTATCTTGTGGACATTTGCAGTCCAAGATAACACTTTCTCCATCACCTGATTTTACAACATTACTTGAAACATCCAAGAAAGCTGGTGGCCAAGAGAGGATCCGAAGACTGCCAAATGAGTTGTCCATTTGTGGTTTCCTTGATGTGGCAGATATTGGAAACCCACCTCACCTTTCTCGGCATCTTGTAATACCAATCTCAACATCATCAGCagatggaaaagaaaaagaaggcagCAAAGATGTTAACAAGGATAGTGAAGAGGATGGAAAGACTCCATGTTTCTGTGTGCTACTTCATGGAAGTCTCAAAGTTGAGAAGATGGTGGCCATTGTGTCTTTAGA TTCGGACTGGTTTGGAATGCTTTATTCCTGGGCTGACAGCAAAAAGAAATCAAACCTAGTGTTGACCACATTCAAGCCTGGGGAGAAAATAACATGGCTTGGAAACATGCAGAAATTGGGTCCCGCAGCAGAGCTTGAAACAAATCCTTATCAGCCTATTGATAATGAAGAAGGAGAGACGTCACCCTTTCCAGTCATGCGAAGCCAAAGACGAAGCTATAACTCTCAAGCCAATCTTGTTTGGATCAAACCCAGTGGATTACAG TCTGATGTGCAAAAACTGTTGCGCTATGCAAAGAGGCTTCCTGAAAAACAAGGGCAGTTTTACAAG GAACTGAACAGGCTCCGACGGGCTGCCTTGTGTTACAGCTATGTGGATTTGCTGGATGTTTTGGCCAATATGTTAGATAAAGAATGTGCCAAAGCCAATTCTAAAGTTGCTCGACAGTTAAAACATGCTGCTGAAAGCCTAAGAGTGGCACCAAGTATGGAATTGAACAAGGCAATCACTCCGTTGTCAGATTAG